From one Gossypium hirsutum isolate 1008001.06 chromosome D08, Gossypium_hirsutum_v2.1, whole genome shotgun sequence genomic stretch:
- the LOC107886414 gene encoding cationic amino acid transporter 6, chloroplastic: MAAIQSTHNKVFIFNYLQSLSQTPHRLRKRMLATWTPDQELNQVRLRSGADMKRKLKWYDLVALGIGGMLGVGVFVTTGRVARNNSGPAVFISYIIAGISALLSSLCYTEFSVQIPVAGGAFSYLRVTFGEFVGYFAGANILMEYVLSNAAVARSFTEYLCSAFGVSDPNSWRVEVHGLLEGYNKLDFTAVALVLLLTLCLCHSTKESSTLNLIMTIFHVIFFGFIIIVGFCNGSVDNLVKPNGIAPHGIRGVLDGAAIVYFSYIGYDSVSTLAEEIQNPSVSLPVGIVGSVLIVSALYCLMALALCMMVPYNQIAAKASYSMAFQNIGWKWAGNVVGAGASLGIVASLLVAMLGQARYLCVIGRARLVPSWLSNVHPSTGTPLNATLFLGLCTASIALFTDLDIVLEMISIGTLLVFYLVANATIYRKYVIKSQNPPLRTLSFLFLLTSSAIGFSISWKLKQQWWGLPLFGGLMVTMTAFFQYMVPCIRQPSEWSIPFMPWPAAISIFLNVFLMTTLSMLSFQRFSVWACLITVFYLLYGVHSTFEAEEMEKELAINEVPNSSIQLTKLDV, translated from the exons ATGGCAGCCATTCAATCCACACACAACAAAGTTTTCATCTTCAACTACCTCCAATCTCTTTCCCAAACCCCTCATAGGCTTAGAAAGAGAATGCTAGCAACATGGACCCCGGACCAAGAGCTTAACCAAGTCAGGCTAAGGTCTGGTGCTGATATGAAAAGGAAACTTAAGTGGTATGATTTAGTAGCTCTTGGTATTGGTGGAATGCTTGGTGTTGGTGTTTTCGTCACCACTGGCCGCGTTGCTCGCAATAACTCCGGCCCTGCAGTCTTCATTTCTTATATCATTGCTGGAATATCAGCACTTCTTTCTTCTTTGTGTTATACTGAATTTTCAGTCCAGATTCCTGTTGCTGGTGGCGCTTTCAGTTACCTCAGAGTCACTTTTG GAGAATTTGTGGGGTATTTTGCTGGAGCAAACATACTAATGGAGTATGTATTATCAAACGCCGCGGTGGCAAGAAGTTTTACAGAGTATTTATGCTCAGCTTTTGGGGTAAGTGATCCCAATTCCTGGAGAGTGGAAGTTCATGGATTGCTTGAAGGCTATAACAAGTTGGATTTCACTGCTGTAGCTCTTGTTCTTCTTCTCACTCTCTGTCTATGCCATAG TACAAAGGAAAGCTCAACCTTGAACCTTATTATGACAatctttcatgttattttctttggaTTCATCATAATCGTGGGTTTCTGCAATGGGAGCGTGGATAACTTGGTGAAACCAAATGGGATAGCTCCACATGGTATTAGAGGAGTGCTTGATGGAGCAGCCATAGTTTACTTCAGTTACATAGGATATGACTCAGTTTCAACCTTGGCCGAAGAGATCCAAAACCCTTCCGTGAGCCTTCCAGTGGGGATTGTTGGGTCAGTTCTTATTGTTTCAGCACTTTACTGCCTCATGGCCTTGGCTTTATGCATGATGGTTCCTTACAATCAG atAGCTGCAAAGGCTTCATATTCAATGGCTTTccaaaacattggttggaaaTGGGCGGGGAATGTTGTTGGGGCCGGAGCAAGCTTGGGGATTGTTGCTTCTCTCTTGGTTGCCATGTTAGGCCAAGCCAGATACCTATGTGTTATAGGAAGGGCGAGGCTAGTGCCTTCTTGGCTATCTAATGTGCATCCTTCAACAGGCACCCCTTTGAATGCCACTCTCTTTTTGG GGCTTTGCACAGCATCAATAGCACTATTCACAGACTTGGACATAGTGCTTGAAATGATCTCGATTGGCACACTGTTGGTGTTCTACCTCGTCGCCAACGCTACGATCTATCGGAAATATGTGATCAAAAGCCAAAACCCACCTCTCCGAACACTGTCTTTCCTCTTCCTCCTCACATCAAGCGCCATAGGGTTCTCAATATCATGGAAACTGAAACAGCAATGGTGGGGTTTGCCTCTATTTGGTGGGCTCATGGTCACAATGACAGCCTTCTTCCAGTACATGGTCCCTTGCATCCGTCAGCCTAGTGAGTGGTCGATCCCCTTCATGCCTTGGCCGGCAGCCATATCTATTTTCCTCAATGTCTTCCTGATGACAACACTGAGTATGCTGTCTTTCCAAAGGTTTAGTGTATGGGCATGTTTGATAACTGTGTTCTATTTGTTGTATGGAGTTCACTCAACTTTTGAAGCAGAAGAGATGGAGAAGGAGTTGGCCATTAATGAAGTGCCCAACTCATCCATCCAACTAACTAAGCTAGATGTTTAA
- the LOC107886416 gene encoding uncharacterized protein produces the protein MSASDDFSNSNSLLVNNSMPTKTATYYEQKAVFVTVYVEKPRRRASLKHIPSLHQIINQELIQHNHGGAGKGYNRRAELLHYSRRLRESARSSASRALQSKPVSSIDQQQPHSKKIRAVQRKATYSRTPACFDKWGILVPSVFRSLKNLLQSKKTENKRKDGSTSNNKIKAVMKSLQSQMQKKWRCFSKPNSRLHKNQHR, from the exons ATGTCAGCTTCCGATGATTTCTCCAACTCAAATTCTCTCCTTGTCAACAACAGCATGCCAACCAAAACG GCAACATACTATGAACAAAAGGCCGTGTTCGTAACTGTTTATGTAGAGAAACCCAGGAGGAGGGCATCGTTGAAGCACATCCCTTCTCTTCACCAGATCATCAATCAAGAGCTGATTCAACATAATCATGGTGGAGCTGGCAAAGGGTACAATAGAAGAGCTGAGCTTCTTCACTACTCTCGGCGCCTAAGGGAGTCTGCTCGATCATCCGCATCCAGAGCTTTACAGTCAAAGCCTGTTTCTTCCATTGATCAGCAGCAGCCACATTCAAAAAAA ATTAGGGCTGTCCAAAGAAAGGCAACATATTCCAGGACTCCAGCTTGTTTTGACAAATGGGGAATACTGGTCCCAAGTGTTTTTAGATCATTGAAGAACCTCCTCCAATCCAAGAAAACTGAGAACAAAAGGAAAGATGGATCCACAAGCAATAATAAGATCAAAGCTGTAATGAAAAGCCTACAG AGTCAGATGCAAAAGAAATGGAGGTGTTTTTCAAAACCAAACTCCAGGTTGCATAAGAATCAGCATCGGTAA
- the LOC107887646 gene encoding uncharacterized protein, translated as MATPQSYSATATQRVAPPCWSKEETLVLIEAYKEKWFVLRCQNLKASDWGAVSSAVSFASGPETMKSSVQCRHKIEQLRQRFRAEKQRSLKNRGKFSSSWDLFPLLDSMNFVPVSVNGSADQENLYYNKDGGFCWKLKNHEKIYGNLVLVKVLIVLDLGRLLSRPQVGVANAALSNEDVPKTSGDKSCMNLGFKPKNHGSSNLNYDYDNDLQEYVDEGMGFQAKVSGPELGVKNGNGGVKRGMDPVEEMVSSIKLLAEGFVRMEKMKIEMVKDVEKTRMKMEMKHNEMILESRQKIMDVFAKALLE; from the exons ATGGCAACCCCGCAGTCCTACTCCGCTACCGCCACACAGCGCGTTGCTCCGCCCTGCTGGAGCAAGGAGGAAACCCTGGTGTTGATTGAGGCTTACAAGGAAAAATGGTTCGTTCTTCGATGCCAGAACCTCAAGGCATCCGACTGGGGAGCCGTGTCTTCCGCTGTATCTTTCGCTTCTGGTCCTGAAACCATGAAATCGTCCGTTCAATGCCGTCATAAGATCGAACAGCTGAGGCAGCGGTTCCGTGCGGAAAAGCAACGGAGCCTTAAAAACCGAGGCAAGTTCTCTTCTTCGTGGGACTTGTTTCCTCTGCTTGATTCTATGAATTTCGTACCTGTGTCGGTCAACGGATCTGCTGATCAAgaaaatctttattataataaaGATGGCGGGTTTTGCTGGAAATTGAAGAATCATGAAAAGATTTATGGGAATCTGG TTTTAGTCAAGGTATTGATAGTGTTGGACTTGGGAAGGCTCCTCTCAAGACCTCAGGTAGGAGTGGCAAATGCAGCACTCAGTAATGAGGATGTCCCAAAGACCTCAGGTGATAAGAGTTGTATGAACCTAGGGTTCAAGCCAAAGAATCATGGTAGCTCTAATCTCAATTATGATTACGATAACGATTTGCAAGAGTACGTAGACGAGGGAATGGGGTTTCAAGCAAAAGTTTCAG GGCCAGAACTCGGAGTGAAGAATGGTAATGGTGGAGTCAAGAGGGGCATGGATCCAGTGGAGGAGATGGTTTCCTCAATTAAGTTGTTGGCTGAAGGGTTTGTGAGGATGGAGAAGATGAAGATAGAGATGGTGAAGGATGTCGAGAAGACGAGAATGAAGATGGAAATGAAGCATAATGAGATGATACTTGAGTCACGACAAAAGATCATGGATGTGTTTGCCAAGGCATTGTTGGAATAG
- the LOC107886415 gene encoding light-harvesting complex-like protein 3 isotype 2, chloroplastic, giving the protein MSISMALFSPPCPTSSVNPNFTHKPTLFLPLKKPFLSLSTPKSLPDNGAGVSASVPAVEDPKPSQNDPVLEKAVEGSSGPNGAATSTEIEVLSKFEDPRWIGGTWDLKQFQKNGTTDWDAVIDAEVRRRKWLQDNPETTSNDDPVVFDTAIIPWWAWMKRFHLPEAELLNGRAAMIGFFMAYLVDSLTGVGLVDQMGNFFCKTLLFVAVAGVLLIRKNEDLDNIKKLIEETTFYDKQWQATWQDDNSSNSN; this is encoded by the exons ATGTCAATATCCATGGCCTTGTTTTCTCCTCCTTGTCCTACCTCCTCTGTCAACCCCAATTTCACCCACAAACCCACTCTTTTTCTCCCTCTTAAGAAACCCTTTCTTTCGCTTTCCACTCCTAAGTCTTTACCAGACAATGGAGCTGGAGTTTCAGCTTCTGTTCCTGCCGTTGAAGACCCAAAACCCAGTCAGAATGACCCCGTCCTCGAAAAGGCCGTGGAGGGATCTTCTGGGCCTAACGGGGCGGCTACCAGCACTGAAATTGAGGTTTTGAGCAAGTTTGAGGATCCTAGGTGGATTGGAGGAACTTGGGACTTGAAACAGTTTCAGAAAAATGGCACCACTGACTGGGATGCTGTTATTGATGCTg AGGTCAGGAGGAGAAAATGGCTCCAGGATAATCCAGAAACTACCAGTAATGACGACCCTGTAGTGTTTGACACTGCCATCATACCTTGGTGGGCATGGATGAAGAGATTCCATCTACCTGAAGCTGAATTGCTTAATG GCCGTGCAGCAATGATTGGGTTCTTCATGGCATATCTGGTTGATAGCTTGACTGGAGTAGGATTGGTTGACCAAATGGGCAACTTCTTTTGCAAGACCCTATTGTTTGTAGCTGTTGCGGGAGTGCTTTTAATCAGGAAGAATGAAGATTTAGATAACATCAAGAAGCTTATTGAAGAGACAACCTTTTATGACAAGCAATGGCAAGCAACTTGGCAGGATGACAATAGTTCCAACAGTAACTAG